In Nerophis ophidion isolate RoL-2023_Sa linkage group LG03, RoL_Noph_v1.0, whole genome shotgun sequence, the following are encoded in one genomic region:
- the LOC133549004 gene encoding oocyte zinc finger protein XlCOF6-like isoform X4 → MGIATTRRLVLKKGAGPTIFNIPRPGISGSVTVSAPSASTSTSSDHPTPSTSGQTVHMRSAFNKRRRKMTIDQIMASTTTASVVDEPMAMALDLPDEEGDQDQGSKQGCQRDWVPIGTAPTPMTSSRSTRTGKRHHRSKDIHQLIGHQEGCLLPLQGGGFTVERGYPQPPRVKEEEDPQPLDIKEEKEDTQHPQDVQQPPHIKEEEEELWITQEEECLLGQEEADLTKFPLTVVLVKTEEHEEKPPESSQLHHSPNVCEEGLLPEQQEWTSRMKPEEPRPPHIKEEEVEPQDPHMKEEEEEHSISREEKHIEELEKAGVPKKPLTGVTVKSKDKFKGDIKTRHTHFQCSHCDKTFTRQHSMKSHMRTHTGEKDVLCSICGKSYAQSDLKKHMRTHTGETPFICLICGKSFTQNGNLKTHMKIHAGDKDFSCSICGKGFIQKGNLKTHMKSHNEEKDFPCSICGKDFTVKCNLIRHMRTHTGENPFSCYHCTKSFSEHSTLVQHMREHNGEKTFTCSYCDKTFQRACHLKNHTRIHTGEKRFFCSICHKCFRDNTDFQRHMRTHTGEKPFECSFCGKRFCDKESLKIHTRIHTGEKPYACSRCNKRFSVRSSLLVHMRTHTGDKPFMCSICDKRYLRKADLVIHTRTHTGEKPFICSVCGKCFAQHPCLKKHMRIHSGKKTYPLARCNKGFTKRKSLVRHLRTHTGEKVPE, encoded by the exons atgggcatcgccaccacccgtcgactggtgctgaagaaaggtgcggggccaacTATTTTCAACATACCACGGCCAGGCATCAGTGGGAGTGTCACTGTCAGTGCTCCCAGTGCCAGTACTTCAACAAGTTCAGACCACCCCACCCCCTCCACAAGTGGACAGACCGTGCACATGAGGTCTGCATTTAACAAAAGGAGAAGGAAGATG ACAATAGATCAGATCATGGCCAGTACGACTACGGCATCAGTGGTGGATGAACCAATGGCAATGGCACTAGATTTGCCTGATGAGGAGGGCGATCAAGATCAG GGAAGTAAACAAGGATGCCAGAGGGACTGGGTACCGATTGGGACAGCACCAACGCCAATGACTAGTAGCAGGAGCACCCGAACAGGGAAAAGACATCATAGATCAAAGG acatccatcagctgattggacatCAAGAAGGATGTCTCCTTCCTCTGCAGGGGGGCGGCTTCACTGTGGAGCGCGGCTATCCACAGCCACCCCGCGTAAAagaagaggaggatccacagccccttGATATTAAAGAGGAAAAGGAGGATACACAGCATCCCCAAG acgtccagcagcccccccacattaaagaggaagaggaggagctctggatcactcaggaggaagagtgtcttctcgggcaggaggaggctgatctcaccaagtttccactgactgttgtcttggtgaagactgaagagcacgaagagaaaccacctgagtcctcacagcttcatcacagtccaa atgtctgtgaagaaGGTCTTCTCCCTGAGCAGCAGGAGTGGACCTCCAGGATGAAGCCGGAGGAGCCACGGCCCCcacacatcaaagaggaagaggtggaGCCTCAAGACCCACACAtgaaagaagaagaggaggaacacagcatcagtcgaGAGGAAAAGCACATTGAAGAACTGGAGAAAGCTGGTGTCCCCAAGAAGCCATTGACTGGTGTCACTGTGAAGAGTAAAGACAAGTTCAAAGGTGATATCAAGACACGTCACACACACTTTCAATgctctcactgtgacaaaacttttACTCGCCAGCATAGTATGAAAAgtcacatgagaacgcacactggagaaaaagatGTTctctgttcaatctgcggtaaaagtTATGCACAGAGTGAtttgaaaaaacacatgagaacacacaccggagaaaccCCTTTCATCTGTTTgatctgtggtaaaagttttacacaaAATGGGaatctgaaaacacacatgaaaaTTCACGCTGGAGATAAAgacttttcctgttcaatctgtggtaaaggtttcatACAAAAAggtaatttgaaaacacacatgaaatCACACAATGAGGAAAAAGATTttccctgttcaatctgtggtaaagattttacagtaaagtgTAATTTGataagacacatgagaacgcacactggagaaaacccgTTTTCCTGTTACCACTGCACAAAAAGCTTTTCGGAACATTCAACACTCGTACAGCACATGAGAGAACACAACGGAGAAAAAACATTCACGTGCTCTTACTGTGACAAAACGTTTCAACGGGCTTGTCATCTGAAAAATCACACAAGAATACACACAGGCGAAAAACGCTTTTTCTGTTCAATTTGTCATAAGTGTTTTCGGGATAATACAGACTTtcaaagacacatgagaacacacaccggagaaaaacctttcgaGTGCTCCTTTTGCGGAAAAAGATTCTGTGACAAGGAAagtttgaaaatacacacaagaatacacactggtgaaaaaccttatgCCTGTTCAAGGTGCAACAAAAGATTCTCTGTGCGATCAAGCCTTctagtgcacatgagaacacacactggagataaACCATTCATGTGCTCAATTTGTGACAAAAGATACCTGCGAAAGGCAGACTTGGTAATACACACAAGGACGCATACTGGTGAGAAACCCTTTATCTGTTCGGTGTGTGGTAAATGTTTTGCACAACATCCCTGtttgaaaaaacacatgagaatacactctgggaaaaaaacatatccctTGGCAAGGTGCAACAAAGGTTTTACTAAACGTAAATCACTTGTAAGACacctgagaacacacacaggagagaaagtaCCGGAGtaa
- the LOC133549004 gene encoding zinc finger protein 568-like isoform X1 — protein METAKKKAVSGKRCIAAGCSNTNRAGVSLFKFPKDDSQALLWNREVKRTRLDWTTHTKYSVLCSNHFERSCFEEGPFLRAEMGIATTRRLVLKKGAGPTIFNIPRPGISGSVTVSAPSASTSTSSDHPTPSTSGQTVHMRSAFNKRRRKMTIDQIMASTTTASVVDEPMAMALDLPDEEGDQDQGSKQGCQRDWVPIGTAPTPMTSSRSTRTGKRHHRSKDIHQLIGHQEGCLLPLQGGGFTVERGYPQPPRVKEEEDPQPLDIKEEKEDTQHPQDVQQPPHIKEEEEELWITQEEECLLGQEEADLTKFPLTVVLVKTEEHEEKPPESSQLHHSPNVCEEGLLPEQQEWTSRMKPEEPRPPHIKEEEVEPQDPHMKEEEEEHSISREEKHIEELEKAGVPKKPLTGVTVKSKDKFKGDIKTRHTHFQCSHCDKTFTRQHSMKSHMRTHTGEKDVLCSICGKSYAQSDLKKHMRTHTGETPFICLICGKSFTQNGNLKTHMKIHAGDKDFSCSICGKGFIQKGNLKTHMKSHNEEKDFPCSICGKDFTVKCNLIRHMRTHTGENPFSCYHCTKSFSEHSTLVQHMREHNGEKTFTCSYCDKTFQRACHLKNHTRIHTGEKRFFCSICHKCFRDNTDFQRHMRTHTGEKPFECSFCGKRFCDKESLKIHTRIHTGEKPYACSRCNKRFSVRSSLLVHMRTHTGDKPFMCSICDKRYLRKADLVIHTRTHTGEKPFICSVCGKCFAQHPCLKKHMRIHSGKKTYPLARCNKGFTKRKSLVRHLRTHTGEKVPE, from the exons atggagacagcaaagaagaaagctgtaagtgggaagcggtgtattgcggccggctgcagcaacacaaacagagccggtgtttcattgtttaaattcccgaaagatgacagtcaagctttactatggaacagagaggtcaagcgaacacggttggattggaccacacacacaaagtacagtgtattatgcagcaatcatttcgaaagatcgtgttttgaagagggtccattcctaagggcagagatgggcatcgccaccacccgtcgactggtgctgaagaaaggtgcggggccaacTATTTTCAACATACCACGGCCAGGCATCAGTGGGAGTGTCACTGTCAGTGCTCCCAGTGCCAGTACTTCAACAAGTTCAGACCACCCCACCCCCTCCACAAGTGGACAGACCGTGCACATGAGGTCTGCATTTAACAAAAGGAGAAGGAAGATG ACAATAGATCAGATCATGGCCAGTACGACTACGGCATCAGTGGTGGATGAACCAATGGCAATGGCACTAGATTTGCCTGATGAGGAGGGCGATCAAGATCAG GGAAGTAAACAAGGATGCCAGAGGGACTGGGTACCGATTGGGACAGCACCAACGCCAATGACTAGTAGCAGGAGCACCCGAACAGGGAAAAGACATCATAGATCAAAGG acatccatcagctgattggacatCAAGAAGGATGTCTCCTTCCTCTGCAGGGGGGCGGCTTCACTGTGGAGCGCGGCTATCCACAGCCACCCCGCGTAAAagaagaggaggatccacagccccttGATATTAAAGAGGAAAAGGAGGATACACAGCATCCCCAAG acgtccagcagcccccccacattaaagaggaagaggaggagctctggatcactcaggaggaagagtgtcttctcgggcaggaggaggctgatctcaccaagtttccactgactgttgtcttggtgaagactgaagagcacgaagagaaaccacctgagtcctcacagcttcatcacagtccaa atgtctgtgaagaaGGTCTTCTCCCTGAGCAGCAGGAGTGGACCTCCAGGATGAAGCCGGAGGAGCCACGGCCCCcacacatcaaagaggaagaggtggaGCCTCAAGACCCACACAtgaaagaagaagaggaggaacacagcatcagtcgaGAGGAAAAGCACATTGAAGAACTGGAGAAAGCTGGTGTCCCCAAGAAGCCATTGACTGGTGTCACTGTGAAGAGTAAAGACAAGTTCAAAGGTGATATCAAGACACGTCACACACACTTTCAATgctctcactgtgacaaaacttttACTCGCCAGCATAGTATGAAAAgtcacatgagaacgcacactggagaaaaagatGTTctctgttcaatctgcggtaaaagtTATGCACAGAGTGAtttgaaaaaacacatgagaacacacaccggagaaaccCCTTTCATCTGTTTgatctgtggtaaaagttttacacaaAATGGGaatctgaaaacacacatgaaaaTTCACGCTGGAGATAAAgacttttcctgttcaatctgtggtaaaggtttcatACAAAAAggtaatttgaaaacacacatgaaatCACACAATGAGGAAAAAGATTttccctgttcaatctgtggtaaagattttacagtaaagtgTAATTTGataagacacatgagaacgcacactggagaaaacccgTTTTCCTGTTACCACTGCACAAAAAGCTTTTCGGAACATTCAACACTCGTACAGCACATGAGAGAACACAACGGAGAAAAAACATTCACGTGCTCTTACTGTGACAAAACGTTTCAACGGGCTTGTCATCTGAAAAATCACACAAGAATACACACAGGCGAAAAACGCTTTTTCTGTTCAATTTGTCATAAGTGTTTTCGGGATAATACAGACTTtcaaagacacatgagaacacacaccggagaaaaacctttcgaGTGCTCCTTTTGCGGAAAAAGATTCTGTGACAAGGAAagtttgaaaatacacacaagaatacacactggtgaaaaaccttatgCCTGTTCAAGGTGCAACAAAAGATTCTCTGTGCGATCAAGCCTTctagtgcacatgagaacacacactggagataaACCATTCATGTGCTCAATTTGTGACAAAAGATACCTGCGAAAGGCAGACTTGGTAATACACACAAGGACGCATACTGGTGAGAAACCCTTTATCTGTTCGGTGTGTGGTAAATGTTTTGCACAACATCCCTGtttgaaaaaacacatgagaatacactctgggaaaaaaacatatccctTGGCAAGGTGCAACAAAGGTTTTACTAAACGTAAATCACTTGTAAGACacctgagaacacacacaggagagaaagtaCCGGAGtaa
- the LOC133549004 gene encoding gastrula zinc finger protein XlCGF57.1-like isoform X5 has protein sequence METAKKKATIDQIMASTTTASVVDEPMAMALDLPDEEGDQDQGSKQGCQRDWVPIGTAPTPMTSSRSTRTGKRHHRSKDIHQLIGHQEGCLLPLQGGGFTVERGYPQPPRVKEEEDPQPLDIKEEKEDTQHPQDVQQPPHIKEEEEELWITQEEECLLGQEEADLTKFPLTVVLVKTEEHEEKPPESSQLHHSPNVCEEGLLPEQQEWTSRMKPEEPRPPHIKEEEVEPQDPHMKEEEEEHSISREEKHIEELEKAGVPKKPLTGVTVKSKDKFKGDIKTRHTHFQCSHCDKTFTRQHSMKSHMRTHTGEKDVLCSICGKSYAQSDLKKHMRTHTGETPFICLICGKSFTQNGNLKTHMKIHAGDKDFSCSICGKGFIQKGNLKTHMKSHNEEKDFPCSICGKDFTVKCNLIRHMRTHTGENPFSCYHCTKSFSEHSTLVQHMREHNGEKTFTCSYCDKTFQRACHLKNHTRIHTGEKRFFCSICHKCFRDNTDFQRHMRTHTGEKPFECSFCGKRFCDKESLKIHTRIHTGEKPYACSRCNKRFSVRSSLLVHMRTHTGDKPFMCSICDKRYLRKADLVIHTRTHTGEKPFICSVCGKCFAQHPCLKKHMRIHSGKKTYPLARCNKGFTKRKSLVRHLRTHTGEKVPE, from the exons atggagacagcaaagaagaaagct ACAATAGATCAGATCATGGCCAGTACGACTACGGCATCAGTGGTGGATGAACCAATGGCAATGGCACTAGATTTGCCTGATGAGGAGGGCGATCAAGATCAG GGAAGTAAACAAGGATGCCAGAGGGACTGGGTACCGATTGGGACAGCACCAACGCCAATGACTAGTAGCAGGAGCACCCGAACAGGGAAAAGACATCATAGATCAAAGG acatccatcagctgattggacatCAAGAAGGATGTCTCCTTCCTCTGCAGGGGGGCGGCTTCACTGTGGAGCGCGGCTATCCACAGCCACCCCGCGTAAAagaagaggaggatccacagccccttGATATTAAAGAGGAAAAGGAGGATACACAGCATCCCCAAG acgtccagcagcccccccacattaaagaggaagaggaggagctctggatcactcaggaggaagagtgtcttctcgggcaggaggaggctgatctcaccaagtttccactgactgttgtcttggtgaagactgaagagcacgaagagaaaccacctgagtcctcacagcttcatcacagtccaa atgtctgtgaagaaGGTCTTCTCCCTGAGCAGCAGGAGTGGACCTCCAGGATGAAGCCGGAGGAGCCACGGCCCCcacacatcaaagaggaagaggtggaGCCTCAAGACCCACACAtgaaagaagaagaggaggaacacagcatcagtcgaGAGGAAAAGCACATTGAAGAACTGGAGAAAGCTGGTGTCCCCAAGAAGCCATTGACTGGTGTCACTGTGAAGAGTAAAGACAAGTTCAAAGGTGATATCAAGACACGTCACACACACTTTCAATgctctcactgtgacaaaacttttACTCGCCAGCATAGTATGAAAAgtcacatgagaacgcacactggagaaaaagatGTTctctgttcaatctgcggtaaaagtTATGCACAGAGTGAtttgaaaaaacacatgagaacacacaccggagaaaccCCTTTCATCTGTTTgatctgtggtaaaagttttacacaaAATGGGaatctgaaaacacacatgaaaaTTCACGCTGGAGATAAAgacttttcctgttcaatctgtggtaaaggtttcatACAAAAAggtaatttgaaaacacacatgaaatCACACAATGAGGAAAAAGATTttccctgttcaatctgtggtaaagattttacagtaaagtgTAATTTGataagacacatgagaacgcacactggagaaaacccgTTTTCCTGTTACCACTGCACAAAAAGCTTTTCGGAACATTCAACACTCGTACAGCACATGAGAGAACACAACGGAGAAAAAACATTCACGTGCTCTTACTGTGACAAAACGTTTCAACGGGCTTGTCATCTGAAAAATCACACAAGAATACACACAGGCGAAAAACGCTTTTTCTGTTCAATTTGTCATAAGTGTTTTCGGGATAATACAGACTTtcaaagacacatgagaacacacaccggagaaaaacctttcgaGTGCTCCTTTTGCGGAAAAAGATTCTGTGACAAGGAAagtttgaaaatacacacaagaatacacactggtgaaaaaccttatgCCTGTTCAAGGTGCAACAAAAGATTCTCTGTGCGATCAAGCCTTctagtgcacatgagaacacacactggagataaACCATTCATGTGCTCAATTTGTGACAAAAGATACCTGCGAAAGGCAGACTTGGTAATACACACAAGGACGCATACTGGTGAGAAACCCTTTATCTGTTCGGTGTGTGGTAAATGTTTTGCACAACATCCCTGtttgaaaaaacacatgagaatacactctgggaaaaaaacatatccctTGGCAAGGTGCAACAAAGGTTTTACTAAACGTAAATCACTTGTAAGACacctgagaacacacacaggagagaaagtaCCGGAGtaa
- the LOC133549004 gene encoding zinc finger protein 436-like isoform X2, with product METAKKKAVSGKRCIAAGCSNTNRAGVSLFKFPKDDSQALLWNREVKRTRLDWTTHTKAEMGIATTRRLVLKKGAGPTIFNIPRPGISGSVTVSAPSASTSTSSDHPTPSTSGQTVHMRSAFNKRRRKMTIDQIMASTTTASVVDEPMAMALDLPDEEGDQDQGSKQGCQRDWVPIGTAPTPMTSSRSTRTGKRHHRSKDIHQLIGHQEGCLLPLQGGGFTVERGYPQPPRVKEEEDPQPLDIKEEKEDTQHPQDVQQPPHIKEEEEELWITQEEECLLGQEEADLTKFPLTVVLVKTEEHEEKPPESSQLHHSPNVCEEGLLPEQQEWTSRMKPEEPRPPHIKEEEVEPQDPHMKEEEEEHSISREEKHIEELEKAGVPKKPLTGVTVKSKDKFKGDIKTRHTHFQCSHCDKTFTRQHSMKSHMRTHTGEKDVLCSICGKSYAQSDLKKHMRTHTGETPFICLICGKSFTQNGNLKTHMKIHAGDKDFSCSICGKGFIQKGNLKTHMKSHNEEKDFPCSICGKDFTVKCNLIRHMRTHTGENPFSCYHCTKSFSEHSTLVQHMREHNGEKTFTCSYCDKTFQRACHLKNHTRIHTGEKRFFCSICHKCFRDNTDFQRHMRTHTGEKPFECSFCGKRFCDKESLKIHTRIHTGEKPYACSRCNKRFSVRSSLLVHMRTHTGDKPFMCSICDKRYLRKADLVIHTRTHTGEKPFICSVCGKCFAQHPCLKKHMRIHSGKKTYPLARCNKGFTKRKSLVRHLRTHTGEKVPE from the exons atggagacagcaaagaagaaagctgtaagtgggaagcggtgtattgcggccggctgcagcaacacaaacagagccggtgtttcattgtttaaattcccgaaagatgacagtcaagctttactatggaacagagaggtcaagcgaacacggttggattggaccacacacacaaa ggcagagatgggcatcgccaccacccgtcgactggtgctgaagaaaggtgcggggccaacTATTTTCAACATACCACGGCCAGGCATCAGTGGGAGTGTCACTGTCAGTGCTCCCAGTGCCAGTACTTCAACAAGTTCAGACCACCCCACCCCCTCCACAAGTGGACAGACCGTGCACATGAGGTCTGCATTTAACAAAAGGAGAAGGAAGATG ACAATAGATCAGATCATGGCCAGTACGACTACGGCATCAGTGGTGGATGAACCAATGGCAATGGCACTAGATTTGCCTGATGAGGAGGGCGATCAAGATCAG GGAAGTAAACAAGGATGCCAGAGGGACTGGGTACCGATTGGGACAGCACCAACGCCAATGACTAGTAGCAGGAGCACCCGAACAGGGAAAAGACATCATAGATCAAAGG acatccatcagctgattggacatCAAGAAGGATGTCTCCTTCCTCTGCAGGGGGGCGGCTTCACTGTGGAGCGCGGCTATCCACAGCCACCCCGCGTAAAagaagaggaggatccacagccccttGATATTAAAGAGGAAAAGGAGGATACACAGCATCCCCAAG acgtccagcagcccccccacattaaagaggaagaggaggagctctggatcactcaggaggaagagtgtcttctcgggcaggaggaggctgatctcaccaagtttccactgactgttgtcttggtgaagactgaagagcacgaagagaaaccacctgagtcctcacagcttcatcacagtccaa atgtctgtgaagaaGGTCTTCTCCCTGAGCAGCAGGAGTGGACCTCCAGGATGAAGCCGGAGGAGCCACGGCCCCcacacatcaaagaggaagaggtggaGCCTCAAGACCCACACAtgaaagaagaagaggaggaacacagcatcagtcgaGAGGAAAAGCACATTGAAGAACTGGAGAAAGCTGGTGTCCCCAAGAAGCCATTGACTGGTGTCACTGTGAAGAGTAAAGACAAGTTCAAAGGTGATATCAAGACACGTCACACACACTTTCAATgctctcactgtgacaaaacttttACTCGCCAGCATAGTATGAAAAgtcacatgagaacgcacactggagaaaaagatGTTctctgttcaatctgcggtaaaagtTATGCACAGAGTGAtttgaaaaaacacatgagaacacacaccggagaaaccCCTTTCATCTGTTTgatctgtggtaaaagttttacacaaAATGGGaatctgaaaacacacatgaaaaTTCACGCTGGAGATAAAgacttttcctgttcaatctgtggtaaaggtttcatACAAAAAggtaatttgaaaacacacatgaaatCACACAATGAGGAAAAAGATTttccctgttcaatctgtggtaaagattttacagtaaagtgTAATTTGataagacacatgagaacgcacactggagaaaacccgTTTTCCTGTTACCACTGCACAAAAAGCTTTTCGGAACATTCAACACTCGTACAGCACATGAGAGAACACAACGGAGAAAAAACATTCACGTGCTCTTACTGTGACAAAACGTTTCAACGGGCTTGTCATCTGAAAAATCACACAAGAATACACACAGGCGAAAAACGCTTTTTCTGTTCAATTTGTCATAAGTGTTTTCGGGATAATACAGACTTtcaaagacacatgagaacacacaccggagaaaaacctttcgaGTGCTCCTTTTGCGGAAAAAGATTCTGTGACAAGGAAagtttgaaaatacacacaagaatacacactggtgaaaaaccttatgCCTGTTCAAGGTGCAACAAAAGATTCTCTGTGCGATCAAGCCTTctagtgcacatgagaacacacactggagataaACCATTCATGTGCTCAATTTGTGACAAAAGATACCTGCGAAAGGCAGACTTGGTAATACACACAAGGACGCATACTGGTGAGAAACCCTTTATCTGTTCGGTGTGTGGTAAATGTTTTGCACAACATCCCTGtttgaaaaaacacatgagaatacactctgggaaaaaaacatatccctTGGCAAGGTGCAACAAAGGTTTTACTAAACGTAAATCACTTGTAAGACacctgagaacacacacaggagagaaagtaCCGGAGtaa
- the LOC133549004 gene encoding oocyte zinc finger protein XlCOF6-like isoform X3 — METAKKKAVSGKRCIAAGCSNTNRAGVSLFKFPKDDSQALLWNREVKRTRLDWTTHTKYSVLCSNHFERSCFEEGPFLRAEMGIATTRRLVLKKGAGPTIFNIPRPGISGSVTVSAPSASTSTSSDHPTPSTSGQTVHMRSAFNKRRRKMTIDQIMASTTTASVVDEPMAMALDLPDEEGDQDQGSKQGCQRDWVPIGTAPTPMTSSRSTRTGKRHHRSKDVQQPPHIKEEEEELWITQEEECLLGQEEADLTKFPLTVVLVKTEEHEEKPPESSQLHHSPNVCEEGLLPEQQEWTSRMKPEEPRPPHIKEEEVEPQDPHMKEEEEEHSISREEKHIEELEKAGVPKKPLTGVTVKSKDKFKGDIKTRHTHFQCSHCDKTFTRQHSMKSHMRTHTGEKDVLCSICGKSYAQSDLKKHMRTHTGETPFICLICGKSFTQNGNLKTHMKIHAGDKDFSCSICGKGFIQKGNLKTHMKSHNEEKDFPCSICGKDFTVKCNLIRHMRTHTGENPFSCYHCTKSFSEHSTLVQHMREHNGEKTFTCSYCDKTFQRACHLKNHTRIHTGEKRFFCSICHKCFRDNTDFQRHMRTHTGEKPFECSFCGKRFCDKESLKIHTRIHTGEKPYACSRCNKRFSVRSSLLVHMRTHTGDKPFMCSICDKRYLRKADLVIHTRTHTGEKPFICSVCGKCFAQHPCLKKHMRIHSGKKTYPLARCNKGFTKRKSLVRHLRTHTGEKVPE; from the exons atggagacagcaaagaagaaagctgtaagtgggaagcggtgtattgcggccggctgcagcaacacaaacagagccggtgtttcattgtttaaattcccgaaagatgacagtcaagctttactatggaacagagaggtcaagcgaacacggttggattggaccacacacacaaagtacagtgtattatgcagcaatcatttcgaaagatcgtgttttgaagagggtccattcctaagggcagagatgggcatcgccaccacccgtcgactggtgctgaagaaaggtgcggggccaacTATTTTCAACATACCACGGCCAGGCATCAGTGGGAGTGTCACTGTCAGTGCTCCCAGTGCCAGTACTTCAACAAGTTCAGACCACCCCACCCCCTCCACAAGTGGACAGACCGTGCACATGAGGTCTGCATTTAACAAAAGGAGAAGGAAGATG ACAATAGATCAGATCATGGCCAGTACGACTACGGCATCAGTGGTGGATGAACCAATGGCAATGGCACTAGATTTGCCTGATGAGGAGGGCGATCAAGATCAG GGAAGTAAACAAGGATGCCAGAGGGACTGGGTACCGATTGGGACAGCACCAACGCCAATGACTAGTAGCAGGAGCACCCGAACAGGGAAAAGACATCATAGATCAAAGG acgtccagcagcccccccacattaaagaggaagaggaggagctctggatcactcaggaggaagagtgtcttctcgggcaggaggaggctgatctcaccaagtttccactgactgttgtcttggtgaagactgaagagcacgaagagaaaccacctgagtcctcacagcttcatcacagtccaa atgtctgtgaagaaGGTCTTCTCCCTGAGCAGCAGGAGTGGACCTCCAGGATGAAGCCGGAGGAGCCACGGCCCCcacacatcaaagaggaagaggtggaGCCTCAAGACCCACACAtgaaagaagaagaggaggaacacagcatcagtcgaGAGGAAAAGCACATTGAAGAACTGGAGAAAGCTGGTGTCCCCAAGAAGCCATTGACTGGTGTCACTGTGAAGAGTAAAGACAAGTTCAAAGGTGATATCAAGACACGTCACACACACTTTCAATgctctcactgtgacaaaacttttACTCGCCAGCATAGTATGAAAAgtcacatgagaacgcacactggagaaaaagatGTTctctgttcaatctgcggtaaaagtTATGCACAGAGTGAtttgaaaaaacacatgagaacacacaccggagaaaccCCTTTCATCTGTTTgatctgtggtaaaagttttacacaaAATGGGaatctgaaaacacacatgaaaaTTCACGCTGGAGATAAAgacttttcctgttcaatctgtggtaaaggtttcatACAAAAAggtaatttgaaaacacacatgaaatCACACAATGAGGAAAAAGATTttccctgttcaatctgtggtaaagattttacagtaaagtgTAATTTGataagacacatgagaacgcacactggagaaaacccgTTTTCCTGTTACCACTGCACAAAAAGCTTTTCGGAACATTCAACACTCGTACAGCACATGAGAGAACACAACGGAGAAAAAACATTCACGTGCTCTTACTGTGACAAAACGTTTCAACGGGCTTGTCATCTGAAAAATCACACAAGAATACACACAGGCGAAAAACGCTTTTTCTGTTCAATTTGTCATAAGTGTTTTCGGGATAATACAGACTTtcaaagacacatgagaacacacaccggagaaaaacctttcgaGTGCTCCTTTTGCGGAAAAAGATTCTGTGACAAGGAAagtttgaaaatacacacaagaatacacactggtgaaaaaccttatgCCTGTTCAAGGTGCAACAAAAGATTCTCTGTGCGATCAAGCCTTctagtgcacatgagaacacacactggagataaACCATTCATGTGCTCAATTTGTGACAAAAGATACCTGCGAAAGGCAGACTTGGTAATACACACAAGGACGCATACTGGTGAGAAACCCTTTATCTGTTCGGTGTGTGGTAAATGTTTTGCACAACATCCCTGtttgaaaaaacacatgagaatacactctgggaaaaaaacatatccctTGGCAAGGTGCAACAAAGGTTTTACTAAACGTAAATCACTTGTAAGACacctgagaacacacacaggagagaaagtaCCGGAGtaa